In Cryptomeria japonica chromosome 10, Sugi_1.0, whole genome shotgun sequence, a genomic segment contains:
- the LOC131858985 gene encoding uncharacterized protein LOC131858985 — MHSGPPPKPDWVKLNFDGASRGNPCPSGIGYVIRDQTRAIIEKMTKPIPPDTNNIAEFTALLLGLKDYINHGLKNVSVEGDSKIAINAIRKKKTPNWRLQSLLERILENLNSLEHFEAKHVYREANEVADALSKTTAQGTFIHWWSQGI; from the coding sequence ATGCACTCTGGTCCCCCCCCAAAGCCAGATTgggtaaaattgaattttgatggggcttccagaGGCAATCCTTGCCCTTCCGGAATAGGCTATGTCATCAGAGATCAAACAAGAGCAATTATCGAGAAAATGACAAAGCCAATCCCTCCAgacaccaataacatagcagagttcACTGCTCTACTACTTGGCTTGAAGGACTACATCAACCATGGCCTCAAAAATGTTTCAGTGGAAGGAGACTCGAAGATAGCAATAAATGCTATAAGGAAAAAGAAAACCCCCAACTGGAGGCTCCAATCTTTATTGGAAAGAATCCTAGAAAATTTGAACAGTCTTGAACACTTTGAGGCAAAACATGTCTATAGAGAAGCAAATGAAGTGGCGGATGCCTTATCAAAAACAACAGCTCAAGGCACTTTCATTCACTGGTGGTCTCAGGGCATTTAG